In Castanea sativa cultivar Marrone di Chiusa Pesio chromosome 6, ASM4071231v1, a single window of DNA contains:
- the LOC142638981 gene encoding heat shock cognate 70 kDa protein-like has translation MESLNSCFRKIMSKSNQGEGPAIGIDLGTTYSCVAVWQNERVEIIVNDQGNRTTPSYVAFTPTQRLVGDAAMNQVACNPTNSVYDAKRLIGRRFSDPLVQNDINLWPFKVIKGPGDKPMIVVNYKGKEKRFAAKEISSMILKKMKEMAEAYLGTTVKNAVVTVPAYFNDSQYKATKDAGGIAGLNFLRIINEPTAAAIAYGIEKMAGNIGKRNVLIFDLGGGTTDVSLLTIENGVFKVKAVAGDTHLGGEDFANRMVKYFIEIFKRQHKVNISDNSKAIRRLRTACEKAKWLLSSAIETNIEVDSLYKDIDFFSTITRAKFEELNMDLFKKCIDIVEKCLTDAKMDKSCVHDVVVSGGSSRIPKVQQLLQDFFNGKELCKSINPDEAVAYGAAVQAAILTGTGNEKLQDIVLLDVTPLSLGISVRHTSDMFVLIPRNSSFPAKKERNVTTICDNQTSMRILVYEGERARNRDNIFLGEFVLHGIPPAPRGVANANVCFDIDANGILSVSAKETTTGSMRKITITKYKSRLSSEMINRRVKDAEMYKAKDDKHRKKVNAKAALENYAYKMRNIINDEKIGAKLDPASKKKIKDAIKLVIQWSGSFLHQLQDSELYEDKLKWLQSICKPISS, from the exons ATGGAGTCTTTGAACTCATGTTTCCGCAAGATAATGTCAAAGTCGAACCAAGGAGAGGGTCCGGCGATAGGGATCGATCTGGGAACGACGTACTCGTGTGTGGCAGTGTGGCAAAATGAAAGAGTAGAGATAATAGTGAATGATCAGGGAAACAGAACTACTCCCTCCTATGTTGCTTTCACTCCTACCCAACGTTTGGTTGGTGATGCCGCCATGAACCAGGTTGCTTGTAACCCCACCAACTCTGTCTACG ATGCAAAGAGGTTGATTGGTAGAAGATTCTCTGATCCCTTGGTTCAGAACGATATCAACCTTTGGCCATTTAAGGTCATTAAAGGTCCTGGTGATAAGCCTATGATTGTGGTCAACTATAAGGGCAAAGAGAAGCGTTTTGCTGCTAAGGAAATCTCATCTATGatcttgaaaaagatgaaagaGATGGCCGAAGCCTACCTAGGTACAACTGTGAAGAATGCGGTTGTTACTGTCCCTGCTTACTTCAACGACTCCCAGTATAAGGCTACAAAGGATGCTGGAGGCATTGCAGGCCTCAATTTCCTGCGTATAATCAATGAACCAACTGCCGCAGCCATTGCATATGGTATAGAAAAGATGGCAGGCAACATTGGCAAAAGAAATGTgttgatttttgatttgggtGGTGGTACTACTGATGTCTCATTGCTTACTATTGAGAATGGTGTCTTCAAAGTGAAGGCTGTCGCTGGAGACACTCACCTTGGAGGTGAGGACTTTGCTAACAGAATGGTAAAGTactttattgaaatatttaagaGGCAACACAAGGTGAACATTAGTGATAACTCCAAAGCTATTAGGAGGCTAAGAACTGCTTGTGAGAAAGCAAAGTGGCTTCTTTCTTCTGCAATTGAGACAAACATTGAAGTCGATTCTTTGTATAAAGATATTGATTTCTTTTCAACCATCACCCGTGCCAAATTTGAGGAACTCAACATGGATTTGTTCAAGAAGTGTATCGATATTGTGGAGAAGTGCCTGACTGACGCTAAGATGGACAAGAGTTGTGTCCATGATGTTGTTGTTTCGGGTGGTTCTTCCAGAATTCCCAAGGTGCAGCAGTTGTTGCAGGACTTCTTCAATGGGAAGGAGCTTTGTAAGAGCATTAATCCAGATGAGGCTGTGGCTTATGGAGCTGCTGTTCAAGCTGCTATCTTGACTGGTACAGGTAATGAGAAACTTCAAGATATCGTGCTCTTAGATGTCACCCCTTTATCTCTTGGCATATCAGTTCGTCATACAAGTGATAtgtttgttttgattccaaGGAATTCTTCCTTTCCTgccaaaaaggagagaaacgTCACCACTATATGTGACAACCAAACTTCTATGAGAATCTTAGTTTACGAGGGTGAGAGAGCAAGAAATAGGGATAACATCTTCTTGGGGGAATTTGTGCTTCATGGTATTCCTCCAGCACCGAGGGGTGTAGCTAATGCAAACGTTTGCTTTGATATTGATGCTAATGGTATCTTGAGTGTTTCTGCCAAGGAGACTACCACTGGTTCGATGAGGAAGATCACTATCACTAAATATAAGTCAAGACTGTCCAGTGAGATGATTAACAGGAGGGTCAAGGATGCAGAGATGTACAAGGCTAAGGATGATAAACACAGAAAGAAGGTTAACGCTAAGGCAGCATTGGAGAACTATGCGTACAAGATGAGGAATATCATCAATGATGAGAAGATTGGTGCCAAGCTTGACCCTGCAAGtaagaaaaagattaaagatGCTATTAAACTGGTGATTCAGTGGTCAGGTAGCTTCCTGCACCAGCTCCAGGATTCAGAACTGTATGAAGACAAGCTGAAATGGCTCCAGAGCATTTGCAAACCCATCAGTAGTTGA